From Penicillium psychrofluorescens genome assembly, chromosome: 6, one genomic window encodes:
- a CDS encoding uncharacterized protein (ID:PFLUO_009143-T1.cds;~source:funannotate) — MDGSPWDQVKAGDLSALQVALFSSSTSRRLRALQEIRDSNGSQLSSETHHEILELLFQTYPLYVDRSSRQAVQQCLQSLLRTPNTSEDLKFLTRALQAEAVKPGLAASSAFVLLEWGCILLQQATKTPETPLAIVLDLVAVEAKALENCLAHIPKLAVKVSALRVTRRALRGVFSSDSWGDDAVRQSVSRLTADSTAGYKNAPLLGVICGVCARLPARKPVVEESKKAILAFYVKEILNSKSLVPAHVANGMPDFFESFVTSKDVATELVPPMEKCMLRAPEVVLTGVIPPICASLPKEVDLAEILHSHLLKPLLASMKSNNLAIRQGAADSLGSLLSRSRDESLLPKITSEILGPLKTQKITSPEHRVCYAQALAAVPPSVDVSKEIVQGFVLVFSRESNESALEEEMKAFSRHLAVLLQFNVKVSDDVVSAVVKGISDKRIPFRKIWQLSLGDVLWNTDVVNLKNSEVAPLITKFLSKMKDLHGEVASNPLPSAQSGALSSAYIFLALFQRVSDIEGSEKSAWNEKVSQAMTLGPKPSFVLNPRAYCKLTSQAEVEWFVRTLAAVTSGSKFSSAEDSAKVAWAQSFIYAITAPSMSTSFRNRAVEALSEVHSKDVASIGSVIIDGLWAWILSSRTAEKESAAVSAGPGSAHMLHQVLKAICPSARDGSETAPSKLENQLLDILVLSRPELIPNTSWIALCLRTGTDPGNLVRLHPTECIEQLVRVNTDPVQSTVPQIDLAVWSAASDLAFVAPDTMVPRLVDQIKDDLDATRLSKFTAIDAAIARTPEGTAFVDVLSSKSKQPTFDKNTKDYDTLKWEEELRAQLAEKKGQKQKKLTADEQSKVNAQLAKETKIRQEVFQEVKRIERGAGLIRGLATGPANDAEGWINAAVTCLLGLARAGAGLFVGDVVSRAFIVCADRLTPRLGTLRSFVGVATLRAIGKTNLPTGMESENLGELVTRILYRLRFASEQRPLDTASLAYVLPLIFLVISQNGIEEVKGEEEGEQVLLAIEFMSFHSGSFTDDRLPRVEALRQLISAMQRYTQHYKMIKDTLFDFSRCVSPNITDEELDTLLQGTIVSNASVRTSALQVIEAEIDLTDIDFSEHIWLGCHDHVEENAEIAEAIWEENALEVDETSFAKIMKYLASSDSQLRGSAARALAHAIEFDKSKFAGILSELQTKYAEKVKPMAPEKDAYGMPKKMNTADHWESRSGIALAFNAMTTLFDGEQVTSFLQFLIERGPLVDRNSSVRAQMAESGKSVIALRGQQKVEELMKLLETTLETSDKATQSSDLLNEAVVVLYGSLARHLKAEDPRLQAVVKKLLATLPTPSETVQSAVSECLPPLIRLSGPKTADYVQEMLDELLGVKYYATQRGAAYGLAGIVSGKGISTLREFRIMSLLKEAIENRKEPHQRQGALLAFELLATVLGRTFEPYVIQIVPQLLAGFGDPSIDVRDACLDASKACFQNLSSYGVKKILPTLLDGLDDTQWRSQKGACDLLGAMAYLDPQQLAASLPDIIPPLTIVLNDTHKEVRNAANRSLQRFGEVISNPEVKSLVNVLLKALSDPTKYTDEALDCLIKVSFVHYLDAPSLALVVRILERGLSDRSATKRKSAQIIGSLAHLTERKDLIAHLPIIVAGLNLAIVDPVPTTRATASKALGSLIEKLGEDALPDLIPNLMSTLKSDTGAGDRLGSAQALSEVLAGLGTTRLEETLPTILQNVSSSKAAVREGFMTLFIFLPACFGNSFANYLSKIIPPILAGLADDIESIRETALRAGRLLVKNFATKAIDLLLPELERGLADDSYRIRLSSVELVGDLLFSLTGITAKTDAEEEEEEAQQAGQSLLEVLGEERRDKVLSALFICRCDTSGLVRSAAMAVWKALVASPRTLKEMVPTLSQLVIRRLGSSNMEQKVIASNALGDLIKKAGESVLSTLLPLLEEGLQSSPDVDVKQGICLALRELITSASPDALEDYEKILISTVRVALVDTDEDVREAAAEAFDALQQILGKRAVDQVLPHLLHLLRNDQDAEQALSALLTLLTEQTRANIILPNLIPTLLTPPISAFNARALASLAEVASGAMTRRLSTILNSLMDGIISTTDEDLRSELNNAFDTVLVSVDEYDGLNVAMNVMITLLKHDDHHRRAQAALHLAKFFTDADIDFSRYHPDLIRVLLISFADYDKDVIKAAWTALRELTSHMRKEEMEVLAIPTRQMLRQVGVPGADLPGFSLPKGIMAVLPIFLQGLLNGNVEQRTQSALAIADIIDRTGSDSLKPFVTQITGPLIRVVSERSVDIKCAIFFTLNKLLEKIPLAVKPFLPQLQRTFARGLADSSSETLRNRAAKGLGILITLTPRVDPLIAELIAGSKTTDFGVKNAMMKALQEVVGKAGANMSEASRNSILALIDDDSSGQTDAVAITNARLLGALVKVLPAASAVPLIKNHALPGVFTHASILGLNALLVESPATLMEHFASETPSVICQGIAHKDPFVSDNSVLAAGKFLLSSEGSHGFETNKAIFEALAPAIQPGSPVDTRRLALVVLRTVSRLHPEMARPHLALLAPPIFAGVRDLVIPVKLAAEAAFLSIFSVVESDSEVFDKYMAGPGASLPPGPKRSMSDYFKRVAIRLATQARERREAEGGHGGLGLSNDEVDDEKEVWSIGKVDLGEDAFGDD; from the exons ATGGATGGCTCTCCATGGGACCAGGTCAAGGCCGGGGATCTGAGTGCCCTGCAGGTCGCGCtgttctccagctcgacctCGCGCAGGCTCCGCGCCCTGCAAGAAATTCGCGACAGCAATG GTTCCCAATTGTCGTCGGAGACCCATCATGAGATCCTAGAGCTGCTCTTCCAAACCTACCCTCTCTACGTCGACCGATCCTCTCGACAGGCCGTTCAACAATGCCTTCAATCTCTCCTCCGAACGCCGAACACAAGCGAAGACCTAAAATTCCTCACGCGGGCGTTACAAGCAGAGGCTGTCAAGCCTGGTCTGgcggcttcctcggcgttTGTCCTGCTGGAATGGGGTTGCATTCTCCTACAGCAGGCCACCAAGACCCCAGAGACGCCGTTGGCCATTGTCCTCGACCTGGTTGCGGTGGAGGCCAAGGCTCTGGAGAATTGTCTGGCCCACATCCCCAAGTTGGCAGTGAAAGTATCGGCGCTTCGGGTCACGCGACGTGCTCTGCGCGGTGTTTTCTCGTCCGACTCGTGGGGTGACGATGCTGTGCGGCAGTCCGTCAGCCGATTGACTGCGGACTCAACAGCAGGATACAAGAATGCACCTCTGCTGGGTGTCATCTGTGGGGTTTGTGCACGGCTGCCGGCCAGGAAACCAGTTGTGGAGGAATCCAAAAAGGCCATTCTGGCGTTCTACGTCAAGGAGATCCTAAACTCGAAATCGTTGGTTCCCGCACACGTCGCCAATGGAATGCCGGACTTCTTTGAATCTTTCGTTACATCCAAGGACGTGGCCACGGAATTGGTACCTCCCATGGAAAAGTGCATGCTAAGAGCGCCGGAGGTCGTATTGACCGGCGTGATCCCGCCCATTTGTGCCTCGCTACCGAAAGAAGTGGACCTTGCGGAGATTTTGCATTCTCATCTCTTGAAGCCTCTCCTGGCGAGCATGAAGTCGAATAATCTAGCAATCCGACAAGGAGCCGCTGACTCGCTTGGGTCGTTACTTTCCAGAAGCAGGGACGAATCTTTGCTCCCAAAGATCACCAGTGAAATCCTTGGTCCTCTAAAAACACAAAAAATCACCAGTCCTGAGCACCGTGTCTGTTATGCACAAGCCCTTGCAGCTGTTCCCCCGTCTGTGGATGTCTCGAAAGAGATTGTCCAGGGATTTGTATTGGTCTTTTCACGCGAGTCCAATGAATCTGCtctcgaggaagagatgaaggcTTTCAGCAGGCATCTCGCCGTTCTGCTCCAATTCAATGTCAAGGTCAGCGATGACGTCGTTAGTGCTGTCGTGAAAGGTATTTCCGACAAGCGAATCCCATTTCGAAAGATCTGGCAACTCAGTCTGGGAGATGTTTTATGGAATACCGATGTTGTCAACTTGAAAAATTCGGAGGTCGCGCCACTGATCACCAAGTTTCTCTCAAAAATGAAGGATTTGCATGGCGAGGTGGCTTCCAATCCCTTACCCTCGGCGCAAAGCGGAGCGTTGTCATCGGCATacatcttcttggccttgtttCAGCGTGTTTCTGATATTGAAGGATCAGAGAAGTCTGCTTGGAATGAAAAGGTCTCTCAAGCAATGACACTGGGTCCTAAGCCGTCTTTCGTTCTGAACCCCAGAGCCTACTGTAAATTGACATCTCAAGCAGAGGTGGAGTGGTTTGTCCGGACTTTGGCTGCTGTCACTTCTGGGTCTAAGTTCTCAAGTGCTGAAGATTCGGCCAAGGTTGCTTGGGCTCAGTCGTTCATCTACGCCATTACTGCTCCCTCCATGTCTACGAGCTTCCGAAATCGGGCTGTGGAAGCATTGTCTGAAGTTCACTCAAAAGATGTGGCGTCTATTGGGAGTGTAATTATCGATGGTCTCTGGGCTTGGATTCTTTCATCCCGTACTGCAGAGAAGGAGTCTGCGGCTGTTTCTGCTGGTCCCGGAAGCGCACACATGCTCCACCAAGTCCTGAAGGCTATCTGCCCATCGGCCAGAGACGGGTCCGAAACCGCACCTTCTAAGCTCGAGAACCAGCTTCTCGATATTCTCGTTCTCAGTCGACCGGAGCTGATTCCTAACACCTCTTGGATTGCTCTGTGCTTGCGCACGGGTACGGACCCTGGCAACCTTGTCCGCCTGCATCCCACTGAATGCATCGAGCAATTGGTTCGGGTCAACACCGATCCCGTTCAGTCAACAGTCCCGCAAATCGACCTGGCTGTTTGGAGTGCAGCTTCCGATTTGGCATTCGTGGCCCCTGATACGATGGTCCCGCGTCTCGTTGATCAAATCAAAGACGACCTAGACGCTACTCGCCTCTCCAAGTTCACTGCCATCGACGCCGCCATTGCCCGCACGCCTGAAGGAACTGCTTTTGTCGACGTCCTAAGCTCAAAATCGAAACAGCCTACTTTTGACAAGAACACCAAGGACTACGACACGCTCAaatgggaggaggagctcaGAGCAcagctggccgagaagaagggacagaagcagaagaaactCACCGCAGACGAACAGTCCAAGGTTAATGCGCAACTTGCCAAGGAGACCAAGATCCGGCAAGAAGTGTTCCAAGAAGTCAAACGGATTGAAAGGGGAGCCGGCCTCATTCGAGGTCTTGCAACGGGTCCTGCCAATGATGCCGAGGGCTGGATCAATGCTGCTGTTACTtgcctcctcggccttgccCGGGCTGGCGCAGGTCTTTTTGTTGGGGATGTTGTATCCCGAGCATTTATTGTTTGTGCCGATCGTCTGACACCGCGCCTGGGGACTCTTCGATCCTTCGTGGGCGTGGCAACCTTGCGCGCAATCGGGAAAACTAACCTCCCCACTGGTATGGAGTCAGAGAATCTTGGGGAGCTTGTGACAAGAATCTTGTATCGATTGCGCTTTGCATCCGAACAACGCCCGCTTGACACTGCATCTCTGGCCTACGTCCTTCCGttgatcttcctcgtcattAGCCAGAATGGTATCGAAGAGGTCaagggggaggaagagggagaacaagtccttcttgccattgaaTTCATGTCCTTTCACTCAGGCTCCTTCACTGATGACCGACTTCCCCGTGTTGAGGCTCTTCGGCAGCTTATTTCGGCCATGCAACGATACACCCAGCACTAcaagatgatcaaggatACCTTGTTCGATTTCTCCAGGTGCGTGTCGCCAAATATCACGGACGAAGAACTCGACACTCTCCTGCAAGGCACCATAGTTTCCAATGCCTCCGTCCGGACGTCTGCGCTCCAAGTCATCGAGGCTGAGATCGATTTGACCGATATCGACTTCTCCGAACACATCTGGCTTGGCTGCCACGACCATGTCGAAGAAAATGCCGAGATTGCGGAAGCCATCTGGGAAGAAAACGCCTTGGAAGTTGATGAAACCTCCTTTGCTAAAATTATGAAATATCTGGCTTCTTCGGATTCCCAACTGCGAGGATCTGCCGCTCGTGCCTTGGCCCATGCAATTGAATTTGACAAGAGCAAGTTTGCCGGCATCTTGTCGGAGTTGCAGACAAAATACGCAGAGAAAGTCAAGCCGATGGCTCCCGAGAAGGACGCCTATGGGATGCCAAAAAAGATGAACACAGCCGACCATTGGGAGAGTCGCAGCGGTATCGCTCTGGCTTTCAATGCCATGACAACCCTGTTTGATGGCGAGCAGGTCACTTCTTTCCTGCAGTTCCTGATTGAAAGAGGTCCTCTGGTCGACAGGAATTCTTCCGTAAGGGCCCAGATGGCCGAGAGTGGAAAATCCGTCATTGCCCTTCGAGGGCAGCAAAAGGTTGAGGAGCTGATGAAGCTTCTGGAGACGACATTGGAAACCTCTGACAAGGCGACCCAAAGCTCGGATCTGCTCAACGAGGCTGTTGTTGTGCTGTATGGATCTTTGGCAAGGCATCTGAAGGCCGAAGATCCTCGCTTGCAGGCCGTTGTCAAGAAGTTGCTCGCTACATTACCCACGCCCTCTGAAACAGTGCAGTCTGCAGTCTCCGAATGTCTGCCGCCGCTGATTAGGCTGTCTGGTCCTAAGACAGCAGATTATGTCCAAGAGATGCTAGATGAGCTTCTTGGCGTTAAATACTATGCCACTCAGCGCGGCGCAGCGTATGGTCTGGCAGGCATTGTGAGTGGAAAGGGTATCTCAACTCTGCGTGAGTTCCGCATTATGAGTCTTCTCAAGGAGGCCATTGAGAATAGGAAGGAGCCACATCAGCGACAGGGTGCTCTGTTGGCATTTGAACTCTTGGCCACAGTGCTTGGTCGGACTTTTGAGCCCTATGTGATTCAAATCGTTCCTCAGCTCCTCGCGGGCTTCGGTGACCCCAGTATCGATGTCCGGGATGCTTGTCTGGATGCTTCCAAGGCCTGCTTCCAGAACCTCAGCTCTTACGGTGTGAAGAAGATTCTCCCGACGCTGCTCGACGGTTTGGATGATACGCAGTGGCGGAGTCAGAAGGGGGCATGCGACCTGCTTGGAGCCATGGCCTACCTTGACCCCCAGCAGCTTGCAGCCAGTCTGCCGGATATTATCCCCCCTCTGACTATCGTTCTTAACGACACTCACAAGGAGGTCCGCAACGCGGCGAACCGCAGTCTCCAGCGCTTCGGTGAAGTTATCAGCAACCCAGAGGTCAAGAGCTTGGTGAACGTGCTTCTAAAGGCTCTGAGCGACCCTACCAAATACACGGACGAGGCATTGGATTGTCTCATCAAGGTCTCCTTCGTCCACTATCTCGATGCTCCCTCACTTGCCCTTGTTGTCCGCATTCTCGAGCGTGGTCTTAGTGACCGTTCAGCAACCAAACGCAAGTCGGCCCAGATAATTGGCAGCTTAGCCCATCTTACGGAACGCAAGGATCTTATCGCGCACCTGCCCATTATTGTGGCTGGTTTGAACTTGGCTATCGTTGATCCGGTTCCCACCACTCGCGCCACTGCTTCCAAAGCACTGGGTTCGCTCATCGAGAAACTCGGAGAGGATGCTCTGCCAGATCTTATTCCCAACCTCATGTCGACGCTCAAGTCGGATACTGGCGCCGGCGATCGACTCGGATCTGCCCAGGCTCTTTCAGAAGTGCTCGCAGGCTTGGGCACCACCAGACTCGAGGAGACGCTGCCTACCATCCTCCAGAACGTTTCCAGCTCCAAGGCTGCTGTTCGCGAAGGTTTCATGActctcttcatcttcttgccCGCTTGCTTTGGTAACAGCTTCGCCAACTACCTCAGCAAGATCATTCCGCCAATTCTTGCGGGCCTTGCGGATGATATCGAGTCGATTCGTGAGACTGCCCTGCGGGCCGGTCGTCTGCTGGTCAAGAATTTTGCTACCAAGGCTATTGACCTCCTGCTTCCCGAATTGGAGCGCGGTCTTGCAGATGACAGCTACCGTATCCGTCTGAGTTCCGTCGAGCTGGTTGGCGATCTCCTCTTCAGTCTTACCGGTATCACTGCCAAGACGGAcgcagaggaggaagaagaggaagcccAACAGGCTGGCCAGTCTCTGCTCGAGGTTCTCGGCGAAGAGCGCAGGGACAAGGTTCTCTCTGCCCTGTTCATCTGCCGCTGCGATACTTCGGGTCTGGTCAGGAGTGCGGCAATGGCTGTCTGGAAGGCGCTCGTTGCCTCCCCGAGAACACTCAAGGAGATGGTACCCACGCTTTCCCAGCTTGTCATTCGTCGTCTGGGATCGTCGAATATGGAGCAGAAGGTTATTGCCAGCAATGCTCTTGGCGATCTCATCAAGAAGGCTGGAGAGTCCGTCCTTTCTACGCTGCTGCCATTGCTTGAGGAGGGTCTTCAGTCCTCTCCTGACGTGGATGTCAAGCAGGGTATCTGTCTTGCCCTGCGGGAGCTCATCACCTCCGCGTCTCCCGATGCTCTAGAGGATTACGAGAAGATTCTTATCTCTACTGTGCGCGTGGCCCTGGTCGATaccgacgaggatgttcGTGAAGCAGCTGCCGAAGCCTTTGACGCCCTGCAACAGATCCTGGGCAAGAGGGCTGTGGACCAGGTGTTGcctcaccttctccacctgCTGCGGAACGACCAGGATGCCGAACAGGCCCTGTCTGCCCTGCTCACACTCCTCACGGAACAAACTCGTGCGAACATCATTCTTCCCAACCTTATCCCCACACTGCTCACGCCGCCTATTTCGGCTTTCAATGCCAGGGCCCTCGCATCCCTGGCCGAGGTGGCCAGTGGTGCCATGACGAGAAGGTTGTCGACGATCCTCAACTCTTTAATGGACGGGATCATCTCCACAACCGACGAGGACCTTCGCTCGGAACTCAACAACGCCTTCGATACTGTCCTGGTGTCTGTGGATGAGTACGATGGCCTGAACGTTGCCATGAACGTGATGATCACCCTTCTGAAGCACGatgatcaccaccgccgcgctCAAGCAGCCCTCCACCTTGCCAAGTTCTTCACGGACGCCGATATCGACTTCTCGCGGTACCACCCGGACCTGATTCGCGTCCTGTTGATTTCCTTCGCCGACTATGACAAGGATGTCATCAAGGCAGCATGGACCGCTCTGCGCGAGCTGACCTCTCACATGcgcaaggaggagatggaagtCTTAGCCATTCCCACACGACAAATGCTGCGGCAGGTCGGTGTGCCTGGTGCGGACCTGCCAGGCTTCAGCCTGCCCAAGGGTATCATGGCCGTTCTCCCCATCTTCTTGCAAGGTCTTCTCAACGGCAATGTCGAGCAGCGTACCCAGTCCGCTCTTGCAATTGCCGACATCATCGACCGCACTGGCTCGGACTCGTTGAAGCCTTTTGTCACTCAGATCACGGGTCCGCTGATTCGTGTGGTGTCGGAGCGATCCGTCGACATCAAGTGTGCGATCTTCTTCACACTTAACAAGCTGCTAGAGAAGATTCCGTTGGCCGTCAAGCCCTTCCTGCCTCAGCTCCAGCGCACTTTCGCTCGTGGTCTGGCCGATTCATCGAGCGAGACGCTGCGCAACCGCGCTGCCAAGGGTCTTGGGATTCTGATCACGCTCACGCCCAGAGTGGATCCGCTCATTGCTG AACTTATCGCTGGTTCCAAGACAACAGACTTCGGCGTGAAGAATGCCATGATGAAGGCGCTTCAGGAAGTTGTTGGCAAGGCTGGCGCTAATATGAGCGAAGCATCCAGAAATTCCATTCTCGCTCTTATTGATGATGACTCTAGTGGTCAAACTG ATGCTGTCGCCATTACCAATGCCCGCTTACTTGGTGCGCTCGTTAAGGTCCTGCCGGCCGCCTCTGCAGTTCCATTGATCAA GAACCATGCTCTTCCTGGGGTCTTCACTCATGCGTCCATACTCGGGCTCAATGCTCTCCTGGTTGAATCTCCTGCCACTCTGATGGAGCATTTTGCCTCTGAGACGCCCTCGGTCATCTGTCAAGGCATCGCACACAAAGAC CCCTTCGTGTCCGATAACAGCGTCCTCGCTGCCGGAAAGTTCCTGTTGTCCAGTGAGGGCAGCCACGGCTTCGAGACCAACAAGGCCATCTTCGAAGCGCTGGCACCCGCCATCCAGCCTGGCAGTCCGGTTGATACCCGCCGGTTGGCCCTAGTTGTTCTCCGGACCGTCAGCCGCTTGCACCCAGAGATGGCCCGTCCTCATCTGGCTCTCCTCGCCCCACCCATCTTCGCCGGCGTCCGCGACCTCGTCATTCCTGTCAAACTGGCCGCGGAAGCAGCCTTCCTCTCTATCTTCTCCGTGGTCGAATCTGACAGCGAGGTGTTCGACAAGTACATGGCCGGTCCGGGTGCTTCACTCCCGCCTGGCCCGAAACGCAGCATGTCTGACTACTTCAAGCGTGTTGCTATCCGTCTTGCGACGCAGGCTCGGGAGCGTCGCGAGGCTGAAGGTGGCCACGGTGGATTGGGACTGTCGAATGATGAagtggatgatgagaaggaagTGTGGAGTATTGGCAAGGTGGACTTGGGGGAAGATGCATTTGGGGATGATTGA